Proteins encoded within one genomic window of Empedobacter falsenii:
- a CDS encoding NAD(P)H-dependent oxidoreductase, with product MSLIDDLKWRYATKKYDPSLIVEEEDVKKIVEAARLAPTSSGLQQFRILVIKNKELQQKIVSIAYDQQAIVDCSHLLVFVAWDRYTEDRIDAIYDYTTDERDLPRGRFGSYTDKLKGIYLPQTSEENFAHTARQAYIGLGFALAQAAELKIDSTPMEGFDNAELDDLLDLKEKGMRSVLMLPLGYRDSEDWLAPMKKVRNPMKDFATKLYE from the coding sequence ATGTCTTTAATAGATGATTTGAAATGGCGTTACGCCACAAAAAAATATGATCCGTCTTTGATTGTTGAAGAAGAAGACGTTAAAAAAATTGTTGAAGCCGCTCGTTTAGCGCCAACTTCATCAGGTTTGCAACAGTTCAGAATTTTGGTTATAAAGAACAAAGAATTACAGCAGAAAATTGTTTCAATTGCCTATGATCAGCAAGCGATTGTAGATTGTTCGCATTTATTGGTTTTCGTGGCTTGGGATCGTTATACAGAAGATCGTATTGATGCAATCTATGATTATACAACGGATGAGAGAGATTTGCCAAGAGGTCGTTTTGGTTCATATACGGATAAATTGAAAGGAATTTATTTGCCTCAAACTTCTGAAGAAAATTTTGCGCATACTGCTCGTCAAGCATACATTGGATTAGGTTTTGCTCTTGCTCAAGCTGCAGAATTGAAAATTGATAGCACGCCAATGGAAGGTTTTGATAATGCTGAATTGGATGATTTGCTTGATTTGAAAGAAAAAGGAATGCGAAGTGTTTTGATGCTTCCTTTGGGATACCGAGACAGTGAAGATTGGTTAGCACCAATGAAAAAAGTTAGAAATCCGATGAAGGATTTTGCAACGAAATTATATGAATAA
- a CDS encoding NADPH-dependent FMN reductase — protein sequence MTQKTIGLFIGSLRKEANSRKIAKNLIKMTPEGYSFKVIEIGQLELYNQDFDDHNQVPDSYTAFRKEVSELDGLIFITPEYNRSMPAVLKNALDVASRPFGKNVWNNKPGAVISSSTGAIGGFGANHHLRQSLTFLNIPTMQQPEIYLGQLKPDVFDENGYFNNEKTTSFIQNFVDAYVKWFEQLTK from the coding sequence ATGACTCAAAAAACAATTGGACTTTTTATAGGAAGTCTACGAAAGGAGGCAAATTCTAGAAAGATTGCTAAGAACTTAATTAAAATGACACCCGAAGGATATTCCTTTAAAGTTATTGAGATTGGACAATTAGAACTCTATAACCAAGATTTTGATGATCATAATCAAGTTCCTGATTCTTACACAGCTTTTCGTAAAGAGGTTTCTGAATTGGATGGCCTAATTTTTATCACACCAGAATATAATCGATCTATGCCAGCGGTTCTAAAAAATGCTTTAGATGTTGCTTCTCGTCCTTTCGGAAAAAATGTTTGGAACAACAAACCTGGTGCTGTTATTAGTAGTTCTACTGGTGCTATAGGTGGTTTTGGAGCGAATCATCATTTGAGACAATCCTTAACCTTTTTGAATATTCCAACCATGCAACAACCCGAAATCTATTTAGGACAATTGAAACCAGATGTGTTTGATGAAAATGGATATTTTAATAACGAAAAAACAACAAGTTTCATTCAGAATTTTGTAGATGCTTATGTAAAATGGTTTGAACAACTAACAAAATAA
- a CDS encoding GNAT family N-acetyltransferase: MKQMINIQPNLENDLVVLQPLNDNDFEALYLAASDPKVWEQHPNKNRWKRDVFMNFFEGAIQSKGAFKIIDKQTNKVVGSSRFYDYDEQDSSILVGYTFYSTNCWGKSFNPSVKKLMFDYIFQFVDKIYLHVGADNIRSQIAVERLGCKKVKEEQIEYFGEEPKLNFIYQLNKVDWFK, from the coding sequence ATGAAACAAATGATAAATATTCAGCCCAATTTAGAAAATGATTTGGTAGTGCTCCAACCACTCAACGATAATGATTTTGAAGCCTTATATTTAGCTGCTTCCGATCCGAAAGTTTGGGAACAACATCCTAACAAAAATCGTTGGAAAAGAGATGTTTTTATGAATTTTTTCGAAGGTGCAATTCAAAGTAAAGGAGCTTTCAAGATTATTGATAAACAGACAAATAAAGTTGTTGGTAGTTCTCGTTTTTACGATTATGATGAGCAAGATTCGTCTATTTTGGTTGGTTATACGTTTTATTCGACGAATTGTTGGGGAAAAAGTTTTAATCCGTCCGTTAAGAAATTGATGTTTGATTATATTTTTCAGTTTGTTGACAAAATTTATTTGCATGTTGGCGCTGATAATATACGTTCGCAAATAGCAGTGGAGCGATTGGGTTGTAAAAAAGTGAAAGAAGAACAAATTGAATATTTTGGAGAAGAGCCAAAGTTAAATTTTATTTATCAGTTGAATAAAGTTGACTGGTTTAAGTAA
- a CDS encoding 2OG-Fe(II) oxygenase — translation MSNITLNPIYEKIIDDLSNQKYSISDFFFSTEETKQLREAIIRKENKKDFHQAAVGSSVNEQIVKSIRGDKIRWIDEENKTETEEIFFSKINDFIEYLNLTCYMGIEESEFHYAIYPEGTFYQKHVDAFKNDDRRTLSIVLYLNDEEWKDEFGGQLTLYLSDENKVEKELDILPLAGRLAVFDSKTIPHEVKTVHRPRYSITGWLKTRGNILTYL, via the coding sequence ATGAGTAATATTACATTAAACCCAATTTATGAAAAGATTATTGATGACTTATCAAATCAAAAATACTCTATTTCAGACTTTTTTTTCTCAACAGAGGAAACAAAGCAACTTCGCGAAGCAATAATTCGAAAAGAAAATAAAAAAGATTTTCATCAAGCAGCCGTTGGAAGTTCGGTTAACGAACAAATTGTAAAATCAATCAGAGGCGATAAAATCAGATGGATTGATGAAGAAAATAAAACAGAAACAGAAGAAATTTTTTTCTCAAAAATCAATGATTTTATAGAATATCTAAATTTAACATGCTATATGGGCATTGAGGAAAGTGAATTTCATTACGCCATTTATCCCGAAGGGACATTTTATCAAAAACACGTTGATGCTTTCAAGAATGATGATAGACGCACACTTTCTATTGTGTTGTATTTGAATGATGAAGAATGGAAAGATGAATTTGGCGGACAATTGACTTTGTATTTGTCAGATGAAAATAAGGTAGAAAAAGAATTAGATATTTTACCTCTTGCTGGTCGTCTGGCTGTTTTTGATAGCAAAACTATTCCTCACGAAGTAAAAACCGTCCATCGACCAAGATATAGTATCACAGGTTGGTTGAAAACCAGAGGAAATATTTTGACGTATTTATAA
- a CDS encoding response regulator transcription factor → MQILVIEDDKRISDFLIKGLEENGHLVTLCKDAETVLDEFLTIQFDLIICDIMLPKMDGIQLVQTLRYKKIFTPILMLSALNTVQNKVSALDYGADDYITKPFHFDELLSRIKALTRRNQFRSQEVPENKLIFDDLEIDLDQYKVFVNKEETELSPREFKLLNYLIENIDKTVTRIQILNAVWGITFDNHTNVVDVYISYLRNKIEKNGTKYIHTVKGVGYMFKA, encoded by the coding sequence ATGCAAATTTTAGTAATCGAAGATGATAAGCGAATTAGCGATTTTTTAATCAAAGGATTAGAAGAAAATGGACATTTGGTTACGCTTTGTAAAGATGCCGAAACGGTTTTAGATGAATTTCTTACGATTCAGTTTGATTTGATTATTTGCGATATTATGTTACCAAAAATGGATGGGATTCAGCTTGTGCAAACACTTCGTTACAAAAAAATATTCACTCCAATTTTGATGTTAAGTGCGTTGAATACGGTTCAAAATAAAGTTTCGGCTTTGGATTATGGCGCAGATGATTACATTACAAAACCGTTTCATTTCGACGAATTATTATCGCGCATCAAGGCTTTAACGCGTCGAAATCAGTTTCGTTCGCAAGAAGTTCCTGAAAATAAATTGATTTTTGATGACTTAGAAATCGATTTGGATCAATATAAAGTTTTTGTCAATAAAGAAGAAACAGAACTTTCTCCTCGTGAATTTAAGTTGTTGAATTATTTAATCGAAAATATAGATAAAACCGTTACTCGTATCCAAATTTTAAACGCCGTTTGGGGAATAACATTCGATAATCACACAAATGTAGTGGATGTTTACATTTCGTATTTGCGCAACAAAATCGAGAAAAACGGGACGAAATATATTCACACGGTAAAAGGCGTTGGTTATATGTTTAAAGCCTAA
- a CDS encoding sensor histidine kinase — translation MKLKHRLALYSVVIFSIIILIVSTIIYFSFYTEMEKKEIKSLQNKTLLASIYYLEKDELPVLEHNNIKSQLEKTISRKNILIVDHNNKKYNGNMSSNNDISTNFIESIRANKSDFFTSKDFFYNGIFYHDNEGDFVVITRESKQEFNEQMESLLQILISVSLVGLIFIYLFSNFLGVIAYEPITKIIEQIKERDAKNFTEPLKLNKSYAEIEDLIKTYNHFIDRMAQTFNVQKNFIDYVSHELRTPITALLGTLEVTNHKKRTLEEYENVIVQLKQYTNDLQETLDQMMLLSGAKTSFEFNQIRIDEVVWQVIENAILYHQARINVDLQVENNQLLTIQGNEKLLEVALNNLVSNAIKYSNNQPILVQFLEINHRLQIHISDLGIGILETDIKQIKQNFFRGKNTQDFQGKGIGLSMANIILTLHQIDIEIVPNKPKGTIVKLIF, via the coding sequence ATGAAATTAAAACACCGATTAGCGCTTTATTCAGTCGTTATTTTCAGTATCATTATTCTGATTGTTTCTACAATTATTTACTTTTCTTTTTATACCGAAATGGAGAAAAAAGAGATCAAGTCATTGCAGAATAAGACACTTTTGGCTTCTATTTATTATTTAGAAAAGGACGAATTACCTGTTTTAGAACATAATAATATCAAAAGTCAATTAGAGAAGACGATTTCTCGAAAAAATATTTTAATTGTTGATCATAACAACAAAAAGTACAATGGAAATATGTCTTCAAACAATGATATTTCAACCAATTTTATAGAAAGTATTCGTGCCAATAAATCCGATTTTTTTACAAGTAAAGATTTCTTTTATAACGGAATTTTTTATCATGATAACGAAGGTGATTTTGTGGTAATCACGCGTGAATCTAAACAAGAATTTAATGAACAAATGGAATCGTTACTTCAAATTTTGATTTCGGTTTCATTGGTTGGGTTGATCTTTATTTATCTATTTTCTAATTTTTTAGGAGTGATTGCTTATGAGCCGATTACAAAAATTATTGAACAAATAAAAGAGCGTGATGCGAAGAATTTTACTGAACCTTTAAAGCTCAATAAGTCGTATGCAGAGATTGAGGATTTAATCAAAACCTACAATCATTTTATTGATCGAATGGCGCAAACTTTTAATGTACAAAAGAATTTTATCGATTATGTTTCGCACGAATTACGAACGCCAATTACTGCATTATTAGGAACTTTAGAAGTAACGAATCATAAAAAAAGAACGCTCGAAGAATACGAAAACGTGATTGTACAACTGAAACAATATACCAATGATTTGCAAGAAACGTTAGACCAAATGATGTTGCTTTCGGGTGCAAAAACGAGTTTTGAATTTAATCAAATTCGAATTGATGAAGTAGTTTGGCAAGTGATTGAAAATGCTATTTTGTATCATCAAGCACGTATAAATGTGGATTTACAAGTCGAAAATAATCAATTGTTAACCATTCAAGGAAACGAAAAATTACTAGAAGTTGCGTTGAATAATTTAGTAAGTAATGCAATAAAATATTCGAACAATCAACCGATTTTAGTACAGTTTTTAGAAATTAATCATCGTTTGCAAATTCATATTTCCGATTTAGGAATTGGTATTTTAGAAACTGATATCAAACAAATTAAACAAAACTTTTTTCGAGGAAAAAACACGCAAGATTTTCAAGGAAAAGGTATTGGGCTTTCGATGGCGAATATTATTCTTACACTTCATCAAATTGATATAGAAATTGTTCCGAATAAACCTAAAGGAACGATTGTTAAACTCATTTTCTAA
- a CDS encoding TolC family protein — protein MKKIYYTVIPIVLAIQTQAQNVTLDNLEAAFLQKNYALIANKFNVDRIDAEIIQEKLWQNPTLSISEVNLWKTYNVEEQPYLFGKYGKNQQISVELEQLIETAGKRKKRVAIKELEKNSALFEYEELLRELKKELRQTYFSLARIQSEKKELQNSVDLFEQMMTQYQRQADLKNVPKADFYRLQTELIGLQKDQIELENQEIEYINKLRLLTQNSDLNVNEIDFSRFNSHSKSIPFNAKQLAKEQNIALKKQENEINLAEKQLILEKAQRTPDLAFQVIYDRGGNIMRDFVGVGVSIDLPIFNTNKGNIKASEIVLNQQQITKNALNSELDISIDRLQNQISQLDKALIQWKKLNNQEQLTMIDNYKKHLQNKQITLLEFIDFTQAYRESQKAYLDLLENYQNTFEELNYIVGQDL, from the coding sequence GTGAAGAAGATCTATTATACAGTAATTCCAATTGTTCTTGCGATACAAACACAGGCGCAGAATGTAACGTTGGACAATTTAGAAGCCGCGTTTTTACAAAAAAATTATGCGCTTATTGCGAATAAATTCAATGTAGACAGAATTGATGCTGAAATTATTCAGGAGAAATTATGGCAAAATCCAACGTTGAGTATTTCTGAGGTTAATCTTTGGAAAACTTATAATGTAGAAGAACAGCCTTATTTATTCGGTAAATACGGGAAAAATCAACAAATTTCTGTCGAATTAGAGCAATTAATTGAAACCGCTGGTAAACGAAAAAAGCGTGTTGCGATTAAAGAATTAGAGAAGAATTCGGCACTTTTTGAGTATGAGGAATTGTTGCGTGAGCTGAAAAAGGAATTAAGACAAACATATTTTTCGTTGGCGCGTATTCAATCTGAAAAGAAAGAATTGCAAAATAGCGTTGATTTGTTTGAACAAATGATGACGCAATATCAGCGACAAGCAGATTTAAAAAATGTTCCAAAAGCAGATTTTTACAGACTTCAAACCGAATTAATTGGTTTACAAAAAGATCAAATTGAGCTAGAAAATCAAGAAATTGAATACATCAATAAACTTCGATTGTTAACGCAAAACTCAGATTTAAATGTAAATGAAATCGATTTTTCAAGATTCAATTCTCACTCCAAATCAATTCCATTTAATGCTAAACAATTAGCGAAAGAGCAAAATATAGCGTTAAAAAAACAAGAGAATGAAATCAATTTAGCTGAAAAACAATTGATTTTAGAAAAAGCACAACGTACACCAGATTTGGCTTTTCAAGTAATTTATGATCGAGGTGGAAATATTATGCGCGATTTTGTAGGTGTAGGTGTAAGCATTGATTTACCGATTTTCAATACGAATAAAGGAAACATCAAAGCTTCTGAAATTGTACTGAATCAACAACAAATCACCAAAAATGCCTTGAATTCTGAATTAGATATTTCGATTGATCGACTTCAAAATCAAATTAGTCAATTGGATAAAGCACTTATTCAATGGAAAAAATTGAACAATCAAGAGCAATTAACTATGATTGACAATTATAAAAAACATCTCCAAAATAAACAAATCACTTTATTAGAATTTATTGATTTTACGCAGGCTTATCGCGAATCTCAAAAAGCTTATTTGGATTTATTGGAAAATTATCAAAACACATTCGAAGAACTAAATTATATCGTTGGACAAGATTTATAA
- a CDS encoding efflux RND transporter periplasmic adaptor subunit — MKKTFYFLAAFTLVLSSCNKQETEKEVVKENKFCLNEQLKKSTEIVPVLQQPIHEQLTLSGKIEYNENDLVGFKSLLQGVVDKVNFELGDYVRQGQVLAVVKSNEVLDLVQQKRYHQNQMDLIRKQIKSKKELLNDGMASQPEVTEAEHELQSAQIEIDKINATLKMYRAVGNGQFQILSPKNGYIVQKNMSVGQSIISDSDENLFSISNLKQVWVMVNIYANNLQYVKKGDAVKVKSMAYPDRIYVGKIDKIYNVFDENEHVLKARVVLENQDLNLMPGLSADIIIDKQNIVGNAFAIPNKAKVFENNKEYVVVYKNDCTMEIRKITTIGQNEEFTFVSEKFAPNEKVISRNALMIFEELNK; from the coding sequence ATGAAAAAAACTTTTTATTTTTTAGCTGCTTTTACTTTGGTTTTAAGTAGTTGTAACAAGCAAGAAACCGAGAAAGAAGTGGTAAAAGAAAACAAATTTTGTTTGAACGAGCAATTGAAAAAGTCAACCGAAATTGTACCAGTTTTGCAGCAACCAATTCACGAACAATTAACCTTGTCAGGAAAAATTGAATATAACGAAAATGATTTAGTTGGCTTTAAAAGTTTGCTACAAGGAGTGGTAGATAAAGTGAACTTTGAATTAGGCGATTATGTGCGTCAAGGTCAAGTTTTGGCAGTTGTAAAATCGAACGAAGTACTAGATTTGGTACAGCAAAAGCGTTATCATCAAAATCAAATGGATTTGATTCGAAAACAAATTAAGTCGAAAAAAGAATTGTTGAATGATGGAATGGCTTCTCAGCCCGAAGTTACAGAGGCAGAACACGAATTACAATCAGCGCAAATTGAAATTGATAAAATCAATGCTACCTTGAAGATGTATCGTGCAGTTGGCAATGGTCAATTCCAGATTTTATCACCTAAAAATGGTTATATCGTTCAGAAAAACATGAGCGTTGGTCAGTCTATTATTTCTGATTCAGATGAAAATCTTTTCTCTATTTCAAATCTAAAACAGGTTTGGGTAATGGTAAATATTTACGCCAATAATCTGCAATATGTAAAAAAAGGAGATGCTGTAAAAGTGAAATCTATGGCGTATCCTGATCGAATTTATGTTGGAAAAATTGATAAAATATACAATGTGTTTGATGAAAATGAACACGTTTTGAAAGCGCGTGTTGTGTTAGAAAATCAAGATTTGAACTTGATGCCAGGTTTGAGTGCAGATATTATTATCGATAAACAAAATATTGTAGGAAATGCATTTGCGATACCAAACAAAGCCAAAGTTTTTGAGAACAACAAGGAATATGTGGTGGTATATAAAAATGATTGTACAATGGAAATTCGAAAAATTACGACGATTGGTCAGAATGAAGAATTCACATTTGTTAGCGAAAAGTTTGCTCCAAATGAGAAAGTTATTTCTCGAAACGCTCTAATGATATTTGAGGAATTAAATAAATAA
- a CDS encoding efflux RND transporter permease subunit, producing MKKLVQSVVTFSLRNTTFVLFAVFALLFAGIFSLKHTPIEAFPDVTNTRARIITQWPGRSAEEMEKLVTLPVSKVMNSIPHKSNIRSISLFGLSVVTVQFEDGVDDFYAQQYVSNKLSGVDLPEGADADIEPPSGATGEIFRYVIKSDLPIKEVTAIQDWVIERELLSVSGVADVVSFGGEEKTYEIKINPTELKNYNLSPLDVYEAVSKSNINVGGDVIQQGDQAYVVRGVGLLDKIEDIGNITVKLNGSTPILIKNVADVVVSNKPRLGQVGYNENDDMVEGIVVMLRGENPSEVIGNLKAKIEELNTRTLPDNVKIETVVDRTKLVDNTVHTVSKNIIEGILLVSLIVFVFLYNWKSTFIVASVIPLSFLFAIIMLKIQGLPANLISMGSLDFGLLLEGTLVIVETVFVALATMQHKVGAERFAKMSKMGVIKKSAGSVASYIFFALLILIVALLPIFSFQKVEGKMFSPLAFTLGYALLGSLILSLTYVPAMCKLLFKKNMEEKENFITRFFQKTIFGLYETAFRYKKATIGIFLGILALCLFKFSHYGSEFLPKLNEGAIYIRATLPNSVNLQESTRLTKEMKELMQKDCDEIDFILTQTGRPNDGTDPTGFFNIEFNIQLKDKKDWKRKVSKEEIIQEMRDKLNHYPGIVFGFSQPIQDNVEEYVAGVKSSLVIKIFGDDLYDLEKYANKVASSIEKVNGITDINVYKNIGLPELRIELSDSKMAKYGISTADVQAVIEMTIGGQAATKFYENDRQFDVILRFQEAYRDTPEKIGNILIPTSNGNNVPLQEIATIGYQTGPAFIYREGNSRYIGVGFSIEGRDLGSTIDEAKKVVAKEVKLPKENYMEWAGEFESKERAAKQLAMVVPISLVLILLLLYTNFGNVKDTAIAALTLPFAFIGGFISLWVTGTIFGISAGIGFIILFGVATIDGIVLIGVIRDNLKHKMQLKEAIVNGVKSRIRPVVMIALMGSMGLLPAALSTGMGSEIQKPLAIMIVGGLIICLILSFTILPVVFYYAYRKEYQQKFLK from the coding sequence ATGAAAAAGTTAGTACAATCAGTCGTAACTTTTTCGTTACGAAATACAACCTTTGTTTTATTTGCTGTATTTGCATTACTCTTTGCAGGTATATTTTCTTTAAAACATACACCAATAGAGGCATTTCCGGATGTAACAAATACTAGAGCTCGTATTATAACACAATGGCCAGGAAGAAGTGCTGAGGAAATGGAAAAATTGGTGACTCTACCAGTTTCAAAAGTAATGAATAGTATTCCGCATAAATCTAATATTCGTTCAATTTCTCTTTTCGGATTATCTGTTGTAACGGTTCAGTTTGAAGATGGAGTAGATGATTTTTATGCACAACAATATGTATCGAATAAATTGAGTGGAGTTGATTTACCAGAAGGAGCTGATGCAGATATTGAACCGCCTTCTGGTGCTACAGGAGAGATTTTTCGTTATGTGATCAAAAGTGATTTACCGATCAAGGAAGTTACCGCGATACAAGATTGGGTAATAGAACGTGAATTGCTTTCTGTATCAGGAGTTGCAGATGTTGTAAGTTTTGGTGGAGAAGAAAAAACGTATGAAATTAAAATTAATCCAACAGAATTAAAGAATTATAATTTATCGCCTTTAGATGTTTATGAAGCAGTTTCTAAATCAAATATAAATGTTGGTGGAGATGTGATTCAACAAGGAGATCAAGCTTATGTGGTTCGTGGGGTAGGTTTGTTGGATAAGATAGAAGATATTGGGAATATCACGGTGAAACTAAATGGTTCTACACCAATTTTGATCAAAAATGTAGCAGATGTTGTTGTTTCAAATAAACCTAGATTAGGGCAAGTTGGTTATAATGAAAATGATGACATGGTTGAAGGAATTGTAGTGATGTTACGTGGTGAAAATCCATCCGAAGTCATTGGAAATCTGAAAGCGAAGATTGAAGAATTAAACACAAGAACTTTACCAGATAATGTGAAAATTGAAACAGTTGTAGATCGTACCAAATTGGTGGATAATACAGTACATACGGTTTCTAAAAATATTATTGAAGGTATTTTATTAGTTTCATTAATTGTTTTTGTTTTTTTATATAATTGGAAATCAACATTTATTGTAGCTTCGGTTATTCCGCTTTCCTTTTTATTCGCAATTATTATGTTGAAAATACAAGGATTACCAGCGAATTTAATTTCAATGGGTTCATTGGATTTTGGATTATTATTAGAAGGAACTTTGGTAATTGTGGAAACAGTTTTTGTTGCTTTAGCAACCATGCAACATAAAGTAGGAGCAGAACGTTTCGCGAAAATGAGTAAAATGGGCGTTATAAAGAAAAGCGCAGGAAGTGTAGCTTCTTATATTTTCTTTGCTTTACTTATTCTTATTGTTGCTTTATTACCGATATTTTCATTCCAAAAAGTGGAAGGTAAAATGTTCTCTCCTTTAGCATTTACATTAGGATACGCATTATTAGGATCTTTAATATTAAGTCTAACTTATGTTCCTGCAATGTGTAAGTTGCTTTTTAAGAAAAATATGGAGGAGAAAGAGAACTTTATTACTCGATTTTTTCAGAAAACTATTTTCGGATTATATGAAACCGCATTTCGTTATAAAAAAGCAACAATAGGAATCTTTTTAGGAATTTTAGCTCTTTGTTTGTTTAAGTTCTCGCATTATGGATCAGAATTTCTTCCAAAATTGAATGAAGGAGCAATTTACATTCGTGCAACTTTACCAAATAGTGTCAATTTACAAGAATCAACTCGATTAACAAAAGAGATGAAAGAGTTGATGCAGAAAGATTGTGATGAAATTGATTTTATTTTAACACAAACAGGTCGTCCAAATGATGGAACAGATCCAACAGGATTCTTTAATATTGAATTTAATATTCAATTAAAAGATAAAAAAGATTGGAAGCGCAAGGTTTCAAAAGAAGAGATTATTCAAGAGATGCGAGATAAACTGAATCATTATCCAGGAATTGTATTTGGATTTTCGCAACCAATTCAAGATAATGTCGAAGAATATGTCGCTGGTGTAAAAAGCTCATTAGTTATTAAGATTTTTGGTGATGATTTGTACGATTTAGAAAAATATGCAAATAAGGTAGCGTCATCTATCGAAAAAGTAAATGGAATAACGGATATCAATGTTTACAAAAATATTGGATTACCTGAACTTAGAATAGAGTTGAGTGATTCAAAAATGGCGAAATATGGTATTAGTACAGCGGATGTTCAGGCAGTAATTGAAATGACAATTGGTGGACAAGCAGCTACTAAGTTTTATGAAAATGATCGACAGTTTGATGTTATTCTTCGTTTTCAGGAAGCTTATAGAGATACTCCTGAGAAAATTGGAAATATCTTGATTCCGACAAGTAACGGGAACAATGTTCCTTTGCAGGAAATAGCTACAATTGGTTATCAAACAGGACCTGCTTTTATTTATCGAGAAGGAAATAGTCGATATATCGGTGTAGGATTCAGTATAGAAGGTCGTGATTTAGGAAGTACAATCGATGAAGCGAAGAAAGTAGTGGCCAAAGAAGTTAAATTACCGAAAGAAAATTACATGGAATGGGCTGGTGAATTCGAAAGTAAAGAGCGCGCAGCAAAGCAATTAGCAATGGTCGTTCCCATTTCGTTAGTTTTGATTTTATTATTATTGTACACTAATTTCGGAAATGTAAAAGACACAGCGATAGCTGCATTAACACTGCCTTTTGCTTTTATTGGAGGATTTATTTCGCTTTGGGTAACAGGAACTATTTTTGGTATATCTGCGGGAATAGGTTTTATTATTCTTTTTGGAGTAGCAACAATTGATGGAATTGTTTTAATTGGTGTTATTCGAGATAATTTAAAACATAAAATGCAATTAAAAGAAGCAATAGTTAATGGTGTTAAAAGTAGAATACGCCCTGTTGTGATGATTGCGCTTATGGGATCGATGGGATTATTACCAGCAGCACTTTCTACCGGAATGGGATCAGAAATTCAAAAGCCTTTGGCAATTATGATTGTAGGAGGATTAATCATTTGTTTAATTTTATCCTTTACAATTCTTCCAGTTGTATTTTATTATGCCTATAGAAAAGAATATCAACAGAAATTCCTGAAATAA
- the trxB gene encoding thioredoxin-disulfide reductase: protein MENNVRDVIIIGSGPAGYTAGIYAARANMNPLILTGMEPGGQLTTTTDVENFPGYPEAVTGPELMADLQKQAERFGTEIKYEYVTEVTFGEKEGDVHTVKSNNGTYQARSIIISTGATAKYLGLDDETKYAGSGVSACATCDGFFYRGKDVAVVGGGDTAAEEATYLSKLCNKVYLLVRKEEMRASKAMQDRVANTHNLEVLYNHELIGLEGNNVVEKAKIINNVTNEEKELIVDGVFIAIGHKPNTELFQGKLDMDETGYLITQDRSYKTNVPGVFAAGDVQDSVYRQAITAAGSGCAAALDAERYVAEFFEA from the coding sequence ATGGAAAATAACGTAAGAGATGTTATCATAATAGGATCTGGACCTGCAGGTTATACAGCGGGAATTTATGCTGCACGCGCGAACATGAATCCTTTGATTTTAACTGGTATGGAGCCAGGTGGACAATTAACAACAACTACAGATGTTGAGAATTTCCCAGGTTATCCAGAAGCAGTTACTGGACCAGAATTGATGGCTGATTTACAAAAACAAGCTGAGCGTTTTGGAACTGAAATAAAATACGAATATGTAACGGAAGTAACTTTTGGAGAAAAAGAAGGTGATGTACATACTGTAAAATCGAACAATGGAACTTACCAAGCGCGTTCTATCATTATTTCGACTGGTGCAACTGCGAAATATTTAGGTTTAGATGATGAAACTAAATACGCTGGTAGTGGAGTTTCAGCTTGTGCAACTTGCGATGGTTTCTTTTACCGCGGTAAAGATGTTGCTGTAGTTGGTGGTGGTGATACGGCTGCTGAAGAAGCAACTTACTTATCAAAACTTTGTAACAAGGTTTATTTATTGGTTCGTAAAGAAGAAATGCGCGCGTCTAAAGCGATGCAAGATCGTGTTGCAAATACACATAATTTAGAGGTTTTATATAATCACGAATTAATTGGTTTGGAAGGAAACAATGTTGTTGAAAAAGCTAAAATCATCAACAATGTTACAAACGAAGAAAAAGAATTAATCGTTGATGGAGTTTTTATCGCGATTGGACATAAACCAAATACAGAATTATTCCAAGGTAAATTGGATATGGACGAAACTGGATATTTAATCACGCAAGATCGTTCGTACAAAACAAATGTACCTGGTGTTTTTGCTGCTGGTGATGTACAAGATTCTGTTTACAGACAAGCAATTACTGCTGCTGGTTCTGGTTGCGCTGCTGCATTAGACGCAGAACGTTATGTTGCAGAATTCTTTGAAGCATAA